TGCCACAGGATTTCCCCTGACTGTTTATTATTAAATGCATCACCTGAAAGAGATTCAGACTCTGCTCATTACTTAAAAGATAACAATTCATTAACGGATAGCAACATCAAATCGTCTCGCTATGCCCGCAATTGGCATTACAAGGCGAAATTTGGCTTATTTGAGAAGAAATTAAGGTAATTATACGTATTTCAGGCTATGATTTATTCAAATCAAACCTGTGGTATCGACAATTCATAGGTTATCCACGCTTAAAGCGACATAGTATCATGACCGGATTCGGAGGGCTGCCTTGTTTATCAATAAGCTATCAAGATTATCTTTAGTTTTTATAATCTCACTTTTTGCTCTTACATCACCAGCTATGAGTGCAGGCAAGGGCTATATCACGATTGTCACAAAAGAAGGCCCGGTAAAGGTGCTTGTTGAATATGCGGTCACACCGGCTGAAAAAGCAAAAGGATTGATGTTTCGAAAGAGACTCCCAAAAAAAGAAGGCATGCTTTTTATCTATCAAAAACCGCGTGCGGTTGCGATGTGGATGAAGAATACACCTCTTTCGCTTGATATGATCTTTATCAACAGAAAAGGCCGCATTCGTCAGATTGAAGAGAAAACTGAACCTAACTCAACACGCAAGATACATTCAGGAGGGCAGGTTTCTGCCGTTTTAGAAATGATTGGCGGCAGTGCAGAAGACTTTGGAATTGGGATTGGAGACAGCGTAATTATCCAGAATTAATTTTTTTCAAAAAAGTGAAAAAAAGTGCTTGCCAAAGGGCCTCTGTCTCAATATGTTTCGGGCCGTCGGGGAGTGGCGCAGCCTGGTAGCGCACTTGTTTTGGGTACAAGGGGTCGCAGGTTCAATTCCTGTCTCCCCGACCAGTTTAAAAGCTTCGAAAACCTTTTTTGGTTTTTCGAAGCTTTTTACGTTTCAGGGACTTGTTTCAATTTTTTGATTGTTTCTTCTAATAGCAACC
The genomic region above belongs to Candidatus Terasakiella magnetica and contains:
- a CDS encoding DUF192 domain-containing protein, giving the protein MFINKLSRLSLVFIISLFALTSPAMSAGKGYITIVTKEGPVKVLVEYAVTPAEKAKGLMFRKRLPKKEGMLFIYQKPRAVAMWMKNTPLSLDMIFINRKGRIRQIEEKTEPNSTRKIHSGGQVSAVLEMIGGSAEDFGIGIGDSVIIQN